In Clostridium sp. SY8519, one genomic interval encodes:
- a CDS encoding alpha/beta fold hydrolase codes for MRKRIRILSVALVGIFALGLYVYSAAHGYRVTNLTFTTPSLKNGEAPYEYQGLLYEPGDFRVKHPVIIIAHGYNSSMANCEDAAVKYNKAGYAVVLFDFVGGSRKSTTRVHSKDMTTVTEVTDMERVLEWVKKQKRFDQSNVFLSGQSFGGLIATMCASQNQDEIRGLVLYYPAYNMVEQAGDYLKKAERTDGLVPWDGLLVSERYLKELHSLDIKKVIRSLTKTDAIIMQGDSDTEVPLESTEEFVPYFPQVRLVKIIGGEHGFSGTQLEQACKESVGFMNTHLASS; via the coding sequence ATGAGAAAAAGAATACGCATCTTATCGGTGGCGCTTGTGGGAATATTTGCGCTGGGTCTGTATGTATACAGTGCAGCCCATGGGTACCGGGTGACGAATCTGACGTTTACGACGCCGTCACTGAAAAACGGGGAAGCGCCTTATGAGTATCAGGGCCTGCTTTATGAACCCGGAGATTTCAGAGTCAAACACCCGGTGATCATCATTGCCCATGGATACAACAGCAGCATGGCCAACTGCGAAGACGCGGCGGTAAAATATAACAAAGCAGGCTATGCCGTAGTGCTGTTTGACTTTGTAGGCGGGTCCCGCAAAAGTACAACCAGAGTGCATTCCAAAGATATGACCACGGTTACGGAAGTGACGGATATGGAACGGGTGCTGGAATGGGTGAAAAAACAGAAGCGTTTTGATCAGTCCAATGTCTTCTTAAGCGGCCAGAGTTTCGGCGGATTGATTGCCACTATGTGCGCGTCTCAGAATCAGGACGAAATCCGCGGGCTGGTACTGTATTACCCGGCTTATAATATGGTAGAGCAAGCCGGCGATTACCTGAAAAAAGCGGAACGGACAGACGGACTTGTGCCCTGGGACGGCCTTCTGGTCAGCGAACGGTATCTGAAGGAACTGCACAGCCTGGATATCAAAAAAGTGATTCGCAGTCTGACCAAAACAGACGCAATCATCATGCAGGGAGACTCGGATACGGAAGTTCCACTGGAATCCACGGAAGAATTTGTCCCGTATTTCCCGCAGGTAAGGTTGGTCAAAATCATCGGCGGAGAACATGGATTCAGCGGGACACAGCTGGAGCAGGCCTGCAAGGAAAGCGTCGGTTTCATGAATACCCATCTGGCATCTTCATAA
- a CDS encoding helix-turn-helix domain-containing protein, with translation MSRKKYSKEFKLELLRKHTDQGISFWKLSKTYGIEASIIRSWWHSYDAYGEAGLEQHNSNLFNYSAAFKEMVVKEYLAGGISQQSLAKKHGILSPGTICHWVKAYNNHEELTDSRPKGEYLMVKKNNKGRKTTLEERIAIVEHCTANAKNYSLTAKEFDCSYGQVYSWVKKYETAGIEGLYDQRGRRKPKEELTELEKLQAENRMLKAQAKQQQMEIDFLKKLDAVERR, from the coding sequence ATGTCTAGAAAAAAGTACTCAAAAGAATTCAAATTAGAACTCTTGAGAAAGCATACAGATCAGGGAATCTCTTTCTGGAAGCTATCAAAGACATATGGGATTGAAGCAAGTATTATTCGCAGCTGGTGGCATTCCTATGATGCATATGGAGAAGCCGGTCTGGAGCAACATAACAGTAATTTATTCAATTATTCCGCAGCGTTCAAAGAAATGGTCGTTAAAGAGTATCTTGCTGGTGGCATATCTCAACAATCACTTGCAAAAAAGCATGGGATTTTATCTCCAGGTACTATCTGTCACTGGGTAAAAGCGTATAATAATCATGAGGAATTAACAGACTCCCGACCGAAAGGAGAATATCTCATGGTTAAAAAGAATAATAAGGGCAGAAAGACTACTTTGGAAGAGCGCATTGCTATTGTAGAACATTGTACTGCCAATGCAAAAAACTACTCACTTACTGCAAAAGAGTTTGATTGTTCTTATGGACAAGTTTATTCATGGGTCAAAAAATATGAAACAGCAGGTATTGAGGGGCTATATGACCAGCGTGGGAGGAGAAAACCCAAGGAGGAGCTTACCGAACTGGAAAAACTCCAGGCAGAGAACCGTATGCTGAAAGCACAGGCCAAGCAGCAACAAATGGAGATTGATTTCTTAAAAAAACTCGACGCCGTAGAGAGGAGGTGA
- a CDS encoding carbohydrate kinase family protein, with protein sequence MAVNQKGIAVAGSLIADLVYTTDTYPSPGFLANILEQTWNVGGSGNMILDLAKMDPELPVKVSAVIGEDAAGNMLWETLNSFPNIETDNIMRGGLSSVTHVIHPADTKQRTFFFQAEASNRYDESYIDWEKLSADIFVLEYLLLMKKVDEPDDEYGTHGARILHDAQQRGMKTAIDVVSEQGDRAKSIVKPALKYTSYCVINELEAEAITDIAVNADNVAIVLKEIREMGVSDWVVIHTASDAYGLDCRNDSIVHVPSLSLPDDYIKGNTGAGDAFCSGILYGAYSGMDLETSIRFAVASAACSLSELNGTDGLRSASLIWELEAKYRKTDH encoded by the coding sequence ATGGCAGTTAATCAAAAAGGAATTGCGGTAGCAGGTTCCCTGATTGCAGATCTGGTCTATACCACTGACACCTATCCGTCACCGGGCTTTCTGGCTAATATTCTGGAACAGACCTGGAATGTAGGCGGAAGCGGCAATATGATCCTTGATCTTGCCAAGATGGACCCGGAACTTCCGGTAAAAGTCAGTGCTGTGATCGGTGAAGACGCTGCAGGCAATATGCTCTGGGAGACACTGAACAGTTTTCCGAATATTGAAACAGATAACATCATGCGCGGAGGTCTAAGCTCCGTTACGCATGTTATTCATCCGGCCGACACCAAACAAAGAACATTCTTCTTTCAGGCAGAGGCGAGCAATCGGTATGACGAGAGTTATATTGATTGGGAGAAACTCTCGGCTGATATTTTTGTACTGGAATACCTTCTGCTGATGAAGAAGGTGGATGAGCCGGATGATGAGTATGGTACACATGGCGCAAGGATCCTTCACGATGCGCAGCAACGGGGAATGAAGACGGCCATTGATGTCGTCTCCGAGCAGGGTGACCGCGCAAAGAGTATTGTAAAACCGGCTTTAAAATACACCAGCTATTGTGTGATCAATGAGCTGGAGGCAGAGGCAATCACCGACATTGCAGTTAATGCTGACAATGTTGCGATCGTGTTGAAAGAGATCCGGGAAATGGGTGTTTCTGACTGGGTGGTGATCCACACGGCATCCGATGCTTATGGCCTGGATTGCAGAAACGACAGCATTGTTCATGTGCCGAGCCTGTCTTTGCCTGACGACTATATTAAAGGCAACACCGGCGCCGGTGATGCTTTCTGCAGCGGTATTCTGTACGGTGCGTATTCCGGCATGGATCTGGAAACTTCCATCCGGTTTGCCGTTGCCTCCGCAGCGTGTTCTCTGTCTGAATTAAATGGGACCGATGGTCTGCGCAGCGCAAGCCTGATCTGGGAACTGGAAGCAAAATACAGAAAAACTGATCATTAA
- a CDS encoding NAD(P)H-dependent oxidoreductase: protein MHGERQILFVNACVRPESRTRRLAQAVLDGMAGVVTEVNLEQTPAAPLNRESLAKRNHLLRAGNYSDDFFALARQFAAADEIVIAAPYWDLAFPALLRGYLEQVTVPGITFAYTPEGIPYGLCQACRLTYVTTAGGPILEHQYGYGYIQDLCRTFYGIREVICRQAEGLDLVGADPEAILADAVRELEEME from the coding sequence ATGCATGGAGAACGTCAGATTCTGTTTGTCAATGCCTGCGTCCGTCCGGAATCGAGAACCCGAAGACTGGCACAGGCTGTACTGGATGGCATGGCAGGAGTAGTTACTGAGGTGAACCTGGAGCAGACACCGGCGGCGCCGCTGAACCGGGAAAGCCTGGCAAAACGAAACCATCTGCTGCGCGCCGGGAATTATTCGGATGATTTCTTCGCCTTGGCCCGGCAGTTCGCGGCCGCGGATGAGATCGTGATCGCCGCGCCCTACTGGGATCTGGCTTTCCCCGCACTGCTGCGCGGCTATCTGGAGCAGGTGACAGTACCCGGAATCACTTTTGCCTATACGCCGGAAGGAATTCCTTACGGCTTGTGTCAGGCCTGCCGGCTGACCTATGTGACGACTGCCGGCGGACCGATCCTGGAGCACCAATATGGCTATGGCTATATACAGGATCTGTGCCGCACTTTTTACGGGATCAGAGAGGTGATCTGCCGTCAGGCGGAAGGGTTGGATCTGGTGGGCGCGGATCCGGAGGCAATTCTGGCAGATGCAGTCAGAGAGCTGGAGGAAATGGAATGA
- a CDS encoding acyl-ACP thioesterase domain-containing protein, giving the protein MHSGIYQFNHRPQLRDTDTDYRIGMRGFLEYICEAGTSFLHELGRGMDVLPDLYGINWMITKYSLRINRKAELFAPITITARVTKLDRVRLWEDVEIRQNSVCCAIGRVEFCLFHIGTSKVARIREIRFPELSLHAPSEKIPDFQRLPKETEAMTDCHTQTVRYCNLDVSHHMNNLQHIYLLMDAFGPDFYETHPITSFEMHYLSQAYYGDSIQVKKQDTEGGCLLAAVCSDGTLLDQAVMTFD; this is encoded by the coding sequence ATGCATTCTGGCATCTATCAATTCAACCACCGCCCGCAGCTCAGGGATACGGATACCGATTACCGGATCGGCATGCGGGGATTTCTGGAATATATCTGTGAGGCAGGCACTTCCTTTCTTCATGAACTGGGACGGGGCATGGATGTTCTGCCGGATCTGTACGGCATCAACTGGATGATCACAAAATATTCCCTGCGGATCAACCGCAAAGCAGAATTATTTGCGCCCATTACCATCACTGCCCGCGTTACGAAACTGGACCGGGTACGCCTCTGGGAAGATGTGGAAATCCGGCAGAACTCCGTATGCTGCGCCATTGGGAGAGTGGAATTCTGCCTGTTTCATATCGGTACCAGCAAAGTGGCACGCATCCGTGAGATCCGGTTCCCGGAGCTTTCCCTCCATGCACCATCGGAAAAAATTCCGGACTTTCAGCGCCTGCCCAAGGAAACCGAAGCCATGACAGACTGCCACACGCAGACCGTCCGTTACTGCAACCTGGACGTGTCCCATCACATGAACAATCTGCAGCATATCTATCTGCTGATGGATGCTTTTGGTCCCGACTTTTATGAGACGCATCCGATCACTTCTTTTGAGATGCACTATCTGAGCCAGGCGTATTACGGCGACAGCATCCAGGTGAAAAAGCAGGATACCGAAGGGGGCTGCCTCCTGGCGGCGGTCTGCAGCGACGGTACCCTTCTAGACCAGGCAGTGATGACTTTCGACTGA
- a CDS encoding class II fructose-bisphosphate aldolase — MMLVSMNEVLREPCEKGYAVGAFNAYNLEALQAIIEAAEETGKGVIINYAEVHAPLIPIEEIAPLMIHYAEKASVPVCLNLDHGTTVESCMQAMRLGFTSVMIDCSALSYEENVETTALVTRLAHSVGVSVEAELGHVFTSDIGMEGVEEDDAEQMDVSSMYTDPDTAKDFVEKTGVDALAICFGTAHGIYKTKPVLDLDRITEIREKIDMPFVMHGGSGLSKEEFQTAIRNGIRKVNYYTYMALTGGKAVKDAMDQVKEGESVFFHDIPKIAREAMKKDVVEAIRIFSLEA, encoded by the coding sequence ATGATGCTTGTATCAATGAACGAAGTCCTTAGAGAACCGTGTGAAAAAGGTTATGCGGTAGGTGCATTCAATGCTTATAATCTGGAAGCTTTGCAGGCAATCATCGAAGCTGCGGAAGAGACCGGCAAAGGAGTCATCATCAACTATGCGGAAGTGCATGCGCCGCTGATTCCGATTGAGGAGATTGCGCCGCTGATGATCCATTACGCTGAAAAAGCTTCCGTGCCGGTATGCCTGAACCTGGATCACGGGACGACTGTAGAGTCCTGCATGCAGGCGATGCGTCTGGGATTCACTTCCGTTATGATCGATTGTTCTGCGTTAAGCTACGAAGAGAATGTTGAGACGACTGCGCTGGTAACACGCCTCGCGCACAGCGTAGGCGTTTCCGTGGAAGCTGAGCTTGGTCATGTATTCACATCTGACATTGGTATGGAAGGCGTGGAGGAAGACGACGCTGAGCAGATGGATGTGTCCAGCATGTACACAGATCCGGATACAGCGAAGGATTTTGTAGAGAAGACCGGTGTAGATGCGCTTGCTATCTGCTTTGGTACGGCCCATGGCATTTATAAAACGAAACCGGTATTGGATTTAGACCGCATCACGGAAATCAGAGAAAAGATTGATATGCCATTCGTTATGCATGGTGGTTCCGGCCTGAGCAAAGAAGAGTTCCAGACTGCAATCCGCAACGGTATCCGCAAAGTAAATTACTATACCTATATGGCTTTGACCGGCGGTAAAGCAGTCAAAGATGCAATGGATCAGGTCAAAGAAGGCGAATCCGTATTTTTTCATGACATTCCAAAGATTGCGCGCGAAGCGATGAAGAAGGATGTCGTTGAGGCAATCCGTATCTTCAGTTTAGAAGCATAA
- a CDS encoding GH25 family lysozyme → MKRIYSLTLAAAAAASVLLPGALPDRPSSSAGTAASAASASAGSEDLSEASAVSAAANTAETETPAALQAEPVAAQDDSSASDSSAPALQSSADKKTYGSQTPDDTVVSGIKCPDSWNKDDPEWFRAYQQIYGTKSNTETGTGTADQTAASTGVQVLPRSESSAGGRIQQLSTSSVTTWDKYGSTSKLTFYHDSRNTSGKTILPVIDVSYHNGTINWSKVKAAGVQGVIIRCGYRGSSTGALAQDVKFKENIRNAKAAGLKVGVYIFSQAVTKAEGRAEADYAAKLVKSTGYSLDLPMVIDVEYVNGGGRLENADLSKSAQTSVAAAFCAEAESLGYQPMVYASSTFLVSNMDGASLASKGYRIWMARYSSSAYKSSSAYYQGAVPFWQCSSQAAVNGISSRVDLNYWYAASAGVRPEDTSSSKPAKVTGVKASSVTSSSVTLSWNAAAGASSYQVFLYKAVGHTNVGSYTTSKTSRKITGLKAGEEYYFKVRAYSSARKTYGSKSSRKAVTTSGTASKLRTATALSLRKYAGTGYQKLTVIPSGKTMKRLAFTYDKTGMKWYKVSYSGKTGYLSASYTRPYTDKPTGLKVKSRAATSISLSWKKAAYADYYRVYRKTSKKGSWKRVATVTSTSFKNTKLARRHTYYYCIKAVNRIDGSNCASAKSGTVSAKTR, encoded by the coding sequence ATGAAACGCATCTACAGTCTTACCTTAGCGGCTGCCGCAGCCGCGTCTGTTCTCCTTCCGGGAGCGCTTCCGGATCGCCCGTCTTCCTCTGCAGGCACCGCAGCTTCTGCTGCCTCTGCGTCTGCAGGCTCCGAAGACCTGTCCGAAGCATCTGCCGTATCCGCTGCGGCCAATACTGCTGAAACGGAAACTCCCGCTGCCCTGCAGGCGGAACCTGTGGCTGCGCAGGATGATTCTTCCGCTTCTGACAGCTCCGCACCGGCGCTTCAGTCCTCTGCGGACAAGAAGACCTACGGCAGTCAGACTCCGGACGATACCGTTGTATCCGGGATCAAATGCCCGGACAGCTGGAACAAAGATGATCCGGAATGGTTCCGGGCTTACCAGCAGATATACGGCACAAAAAGCAATACAGAAACCGGCACCGGCACAGCAGATCAGACTGCCGCATCCACCGGCGTACAGGTGCTCCCCCGTTCCGAAAGCTCTGCCGGCGGCAGGATTCAGCAGCTGTCCACTTCCTCTGTCACCACCTGGGACAAATACGGCAGCACGTCCAAGCTCACCTTTTATCACGACTCCCGCAATACATCCGGAAAAACCATTCTTCCGGTCATCGACGTGTCTTACCACAACGGAACCATCAACTGGTCCAAGGTCAAAGCCGCCGGCGTGCAGGGCGTGATTATCCGCTGCGGCTACCGCGGCAGTTCCACCGGAGCGCTGGCTCAGGATGTCAAATTCAAAGAAAACATCCGAAACGCAAAAGCGGCCGGTCTGAAAGTAGGCGTCTATATTTTCTCTCAGGCGGTTACAAAAGCAGAGGGCAGGGCAGAGGCTGACTATGCGGCCAAACTGGTCAAGTCCACCGGTTATTCCCTGGATCTTCCCATGGTAATCGACGTGGAATATGTCAACGGCGGCGGACGCCTGGAAAATGCAGACCTGTCCAAATCCGCCCAGACCAGCGTGGCTGCCGCATTCTGCGCAGAGGCAGAATCTCTGGGCTACCAGCCCATGGTCTATGCCAGCTCCACTTTCCTGGTCAGCAACATGGACGGTGCATCCCTGGCTTCAAAAGGCTACCGCATCTGGATGGCGCGGTACTCCTCCTCTGCGTACAAAAGTTCTTCCGCTTACTACCAGGGCGCCGTACCGTTCTGGCAGTGTTCCTCCCAGGCCGCTGTAAACGGAATTTCCAGCCGCGTGGATCTGAATTACTGGTATGCCGCCAGCGCCGGTGTTCGGCCGGAAGACACGTCTTCCTCCAAACCGGCAAAAGTCACCGGAGTAAAAGCTTCCTCTGTCACCAGCTCTTCCGTGACTCTGTCCTGGAATGCCGCAGCCGGCGCCTCCAGCTACCAGGTCTTCCTCTACAAAGCGGTCGGACATACCAATGTGGGCTCCTACACCACATCAAAAACTTCCCGGAAAATCACCGGGCTGAAAGCAGGGGAAGAATATTACTTCAAGGTACGGGCCTATTCTTCCGCCCGCAAGACATACGGCTCCAAGAGCTCCCGCAAAGCGGTCACAACCTCGGGAACCGCGTCAAAGCTGCGCACAGCCACCGCGCTGTCCCTGCGCAAATACGCCGGAACCGGCTATCAGAAACTGACCGTGATTCCTTCCGGCAAAACGATGAAGCGTCTTGCATTTACTTACGACAAGACCGGGATGAAATGGTACAAAGTCTCCTACAGCGGGAAAACCGGATACTTAAGTGCCTCTTACACCCGTCCGTACACGGACAAACCAACCGGTCTGAAAGTAAAATCCCGCGCCGCCACATCGATTTCCCTGAGTTGGAAAAAAGCGGCATATGCCGATTATTACAGGGTTTACCGCAAAACCTCTAAAAAAGGTTCCTGGAAACGGGTTGCCACCGTTACCTCCACATCCTTTAAAAACACGAAGCTGGCCCGCAGACATACCTACTACTACTGTATCAAAGCGGTCAACCGGATTGACGGCAGCAATTGCGCCAGCGCCAAATCCGGTACGGTTTCCGCCAAAACCCGCTAA
- a CDS encoding IS3 family transposase produces MTLKRTQHLDIYITIKELSEEHPEYPVSRLCELGHISRASYYKWKNRPDSENDILNERIAEKIEQIHNEHPDMGYRRIRDTLEHDHDIKANDKRILRICRIKKIRSIIKHRYNCCTKPASDPAYIAENVLNKDFHSDRPNEKWVTDVSEFKYGSGEEENNGKLYLSAILDLCDRRPVAYVYGDHNDNPLVFNTFDKAVAVNPGATPIFHSDRGYQYTSKEFRQKIIKAGMTQSMSRVAHCTDNGPMEGFWGIMKREMYYGHKFNTKEELISAIEEYMAYYTTKRVQRNLNVKTPLEYHEMVLREVA; encoded by the coding sequence GTGACACTGAAACGAACACAGCATCTGGACATCTATATCACGATAAAAGAGCTCTCAGAGGAACATCCTGAATATCCAGTCAGCCGGCTATGTGAACTCGGACATATCTCAAGAGCTTCCTATTACAAATGGAAGAACCGACCTGATAGCGAAAACGATATTTTGAATGAACGTATTGCCGAAAAAATAGAACAGATCCACAATGAACATCCAGATATGGGATACAGACGTATTCGGGATACATTGGAGCATGACCACGATATCAAGGCAAATGATAAACGCATCCTCCGAATCTGTCGCATAAAGAAAATACGTTCCATTATCAAACACCGCTATAACTGCTGTACGAAGCCTGCTTCTGATCCAGCGTATATAGCAGAAAATGTGCTGAACAAAGACTTCCATTCTGATAGACCAAATGAGAAATGGGTTACAGATGTAAGCGAGTTTAAATATGGGAGTGGTGAAGAAGAGAATAATGGGAAACTTTACCTTAGTGCCATATTAGATTTATGTGATAGGCGTCCAGTGGCATACGTTTATGGGGATCATAACGATAATCCTCTTGTATTTAACACGTTCGACAAAGCAGTTGCTGTCAACCCCGGAGCGACACCGATATTTCATTCAGATAGAGGATATCAGTATACATCAAAAGAATTTCGACAGAAAATCATAAAAGCCGGAATGACACAGAGTATGTCGAGAGTAGCGCATTGCACCGACAACGGTCCTATGGAGGGCTTTTGGGGAATCATGAAACGTGAAATGTACTATGGACATAAGTTCAATACAAAAGAAGAATTGATCTCAGCAATCGAAGAATACATGGCCTACTACACTACCAAACGAGTTCAGAGAAACTTGAACGTAAAGACGCCGTTAGAATACCATGAAATGGTACTACGGGAAGTCGCATAA
- a CDS encoding sugar phosphate isomerase/epimerase translates to MKFGLSSLAWQSPFSNPMEIFAKAKKYGCDLYEICVEDFDSIDVNEISEAKAKFQIETPTICGAFGDTRDISSDNPEYRQGGIEYIKGMVDLAVKIDCKVIVGPMYSACGKARQISEEEKKQQWDWAVENMKIVAAYAKERGIRFAVEPLNRFETDFINTVDQALELIRRVGADNVGILLDTFHMNIEESNIVEAIRKAGDKIYHFHTCANNRGIPGEDNFDWDAISKAIKEVGYDDYCVIESFTPDCKEIAKSASVWRTFAESPEAIPEKGIPFLRKTFA, encoded by the coding sequence ATGAAATTTGGTTTAAGTTCCCTTGCCTGGCAGTCCCCGTTTTCAAACCCGATGGAGATTTTTGCAAAGGCGAAAAAATACGGATGTGATCTCTATGAGATCTGTGTCGAGGATTTTGATTCCATCGACGTTAATGAAATTAGCGAAGCAAAAGCAAAATTCCAGATTGAGACACCTACTATCTGCGGTGCGTTTGGAGACACCAGAGATATCTCTTCCGATAACCCGGAATATCGTCAGGGTGGAATCGAGTATATCAAAGGAATGGTTGACCTGGCAGTAAAGATTGACTGCAAGGTGATCGTTGGACCGATGTACTCTGCTTGCGGCAAAGCCCGTCAGATCAGTGAAGAAGAGAAAAAGCAGCAGTGGGACTGGGCAGTAGAGAACATGAAGATTGTTGCTGCTTATGCAAAAGAGCGCGGGATCCGTTTTGCAGTTGAGCCGCTGAACCGTTTTGAAACGGACTTTATCAATACGGTAGATCAGGCATTAGAGCTGATCCGGCGTGTCGGTGCTGATAACGTAGGTATTCTGCTTGATACGTTCCATATGAATATCGAGGAGTCCAATATCGTAGAAGCGATCCGCAAGGCAGGTGATAAGATTTATCATTTCCATACCTGCGCAAACAACAGAGGTATTCCGGGTGAAGATAACTTTGACTGGGATGCAATCTCAAAAGCGATCAAAGAGGTTGGATATGATGATTATTGTGTCATTGAATCATTTACGCCGGATTGCAAAGAAATCGCCAAATCTGCTTCTGTATGGCGCACATTCGCGGAATCACCGGAAGCAATTCCTGAAAAAGGAATTCCGTTCCTGAGAAAAACATTTGCATAA
- a CDS encoding sugar phosphate isomerase/epimerase family protein, with protein sequence MKKVSIGSWAFTGENFADNPIDLVTVVEELHKLGFDGISMGGFEPHANPKRYNTPEKRAELAKLLNDNKLGVADYAADLWSVDSLKQSEEWIALFEEAAEFCDQMGFKTIRVDSGTQPILLEGMTYEQCRAKIVDNFKRIAKIAQQYDQQVVWEFEPGFMINEPKYIVETFEAVNEPNFKVLFDTCHAYMSSVKGSRHIEEDKLEGGVLEFIELLGDRIGFVHLIDSDGTLNVTDTSTHVPFGEGNVDFDQVIPALLEKANFDGEWWAIDLCEWPDAWNAIRKCKEAIDGFNEKFCK encoded by the coding sequence ATGAAGAAAGTATCAATCGGCAGCTGGGCGTTTACCGGCGAAAACTTTGCGGATAACCCAATTGATCTGGTAACTGTAGTGGAAGAATTGCATAAATTAGGATTTGATGGCATCAGTATGGGCGGTTTTGAGCCACATGCCAATCCAAAGAGATATAACACCCCTGAAAAACGCGCGGAGCTGGCAAAACTGCTGAACGATAATAAACTGGGCGTGGCTGATTACGCGGCAGACCTCTGGAGCGTTGATTCTCTGAAGCAGTCTGAGGAATGGATCGCGCTGTTTGAAGAAGCAGCAGAATTCTGCGATCAGATGGGTTTTAAAACCATCCGTGTGGATTCCGGTACACAGCCGATCCTTCTGGAAGGAATGACATACGAACAGTGTCGTGCAAAAATCGTAGATAACTTCAAACGCATTGCTAAGATCGCGCAGCAGTATGACCAGCAGGTGGTTTGGGAGTTCGAACCGGGATTTATGATCAACGAGCCGAAATACATCGTTGAAACATTTGAAGCAGTCAATGAACCGAATTTTAAGGTGTTATTCGATACATGCCACGCTTATATGTCTTCTGTTAAAGGTTCACGCCATATAGAGGAAGATAAGCTGGAGGGCGGAGTTCTTGAGTTTATTGAGTTGTTGGGCGATCGTATCGGTTTCGTTCATCTGATCGATTCTGACGGTACATTAAATGTTACCGATACCAGCACACATGTACCTTTTGGCGAGGGTAATGTGGACTTTGATCAGGTAATTCCTGCGCTTCTGGAAAAAGCAAACTTTGATGGCGAATGGTGGGCTATCGATCTCTGTGAGTGGCCGGATGCATGGAATGCGATCCGTAAGTGTAAAGAAGCGATAGATGGTTTTAACGAGAAGTTTTGTAAGTAG
- a CDS encoding SHOCT domain-containing protein yields MTEQQMEQLRKLKDLYEQGILTSEEYEAKKEKILAEAEQEFADRISADTPNLAGADAGGQRMQEEEPEQRRLLRKARPAKSQEKKSGRPKKPTGTSGRPASKRKKPIYKRVWFWIVVVFAALLVIGAVSNGGSSDTGGTSKSQTESGTASGAKDSAGQTDASDDSKEDAEDKVTAIAARYTGDTEKGTVLDEDNTGIEVTATYQSGKTEEADDWFVTKPQTLKAGKTSVVEIVCGDVKCQLKVKCTSETKKSFKESCKKIPYKNLARTPDKYKGERIKIYGQVIQVLEDGDQLNLRVATKDSGYGEYYDDVVLVDYTYKKGESRILEDDMITVWGTYGGTYTYDSTMGGKITVPMMEAEYFSVK; encoded by the coding sequence ATGACGGAACAGCAGATGGAACAGCTGAGAAAATTGAAAGATCTGTATGAACAGGGCATTCTGACTTCGGAAGAATACGAAGCAAAGAAAGAGAAGATCCTGGCAGAGGCGGAACAGGAGTTTGCGGATCGGATCTCCGCAGACACGCCGAACCTGGCCGGGGCGGATGCCGGCGGGCAGCGGATGCAGGAGGAGGAACCGGAGCAGCGTCGGCTTTTACGGAAAGCGCGGCCTGCAAAGTCACAGGAAAAAAAGAGCGGCCGTCCGAAAAAGCCGACTGGAACATCCGGCCGTCCGGCATCCAAACGTAAGAAACCGATTTACAAACGGGTCTGGTTCTGGATCGTGGTTGTTTTTGCGGCGCTGCTTGTGATCGGAGCAGTGTCAAACGGCGGCTCCTCAGATACCGGCGGAACATCGAAGTCTCAGACGGAAAGCGGCACCGCTTCAGGCGCGAAGGACTCCGCCGGACAGACGGATGCCTCCGATGACAGCAAAGAGGATGCCGAGGACAAGGTTACCGCTATTGCCGCCAGGTACACCGGGGATACCGAAAAAGGGACTGTACTGGATGAAGATAATACCGGAATCGAAGTGACCGCCACATATCAGAGCGGAAAAACCGAAGAGGCAGACGACTGGTTCGTAACCAAGCCCCAGACACTGAAGGCAGGAAAGACTTCTGTCGTAGAGATCGTATGCGGAGACGTGAAATGCCAGCTGAAGGTGAAATGCACATCAGAAACCAAAAAATCCTTCAAAGAATCCTGCAAGAAAATTCCGTATAAGAATCTGGCCAGAACACCGGATAAATATAAGGGAGAGCGCATCAAAATATACGGTCAGGTCATCCAGGTACTGGAAGACGGCGACCAGCTGAATCTCCGGGTGGCCACAAAGGACAGCGGCTACGGGGAATATTACGACGATGTGGTGCTGGTGGATTATACATACAAAAAAGGTGAGAGCAGAATCCTTGAGGATGATATGATTACAGTATGGGGAACCTATGGCGGCACCTATACCTATGATTCCACAATGGGCGGAAAAATCACCGTTCCGATGATGGAGGCAGAGTATTTCAGTGTGAAATAA